In Pseudonocardia cypriaca, a single genomic region encodes these proteins:
- a CDS encoding RNA polymerase sigma factor codes for MTRGVAGSVEAVFREERGRLLATLVGQFGDLDLAEEVASDAVAAALERWPVDGVPGRPGAWLLTTARRKAVDRLRRDKAYAARIAVLQAEADRNDPVVRPTDDGDVPDERLRLFFTCCHPALPSEAQVALTLRCLAGLSTPEVARAFLVPAATMAQRIVRAKRKIKGARIPFRVPEADELPARLPGVLRVVYAIFTEGYAASAGPELVRGDLADEAIRLARILHRLLPQEREVTGLLALMLLVDARREARTGPDGQLVLLDEQDRSRWNRAFIEEGRSLVVTALRGGPPGPYALQAAIAAVHDEAADVATTDWPQVVALYDVLADVAPSPVVALNRAVAVAMRDGPAAGLELLDALATDERLRGYHLLPAARADLLRRLGRRAEATAAYEEALAVVGNGPERAYLERRAEETRGG; via the coding sequence GTGACCCGGGGGGTGGCAGGCTCCGTCGAGGCCGTGTTCCGGGAGGAACGGGGCCGGCTGCTCGCCACGCTCGTCGGGCAGTTCGGCGACCTCGACCTGGCCGAGGAGGTCGCATCGGACGCCGTCGCTGCGGCGCTCGAACGCTGGCCGGTCGACGGCGTACCGGGCCGGCCGGGCGCGTGGCTGCTCACCACGGCGCGGCGCAAGGCGGTCGACCGGCTGCGTCGCGACAAGGCCTACGCGGCGCGGATCGCGGTGCTGCAGGCGGAGGCCGACCGCAACGACCCGGTCGTGCGGCCGACCGACGACGGGGACGTGCCGGACGAGCGGCTGCGCCTGTTCTTCACCTGCTGCCACCCGGCGCTGCCGTCCGAGGCGCAGGTGGCGCTCACGTTGCGCTGCCTCGCCGGGCTCTCGACCCCGGAGGTGGCGCGCGCGTTCCTCGTGCCGGCGGCCACGATGGCGCAGCGGATCGTGCGGGCCAAGCGCAAGATCAAGGGCGCCCGGATCCCGTTCCGGGTGCCGGAGGCCGACGAGCTGCCCGCGCGGCTGCCCGGCGTGCTGCGGGTCGTCTACGCGATCTTCACCGAGGGCTACGCGGCCAGCGCGGGCCCCGAGCTGGTGCGCGGCGACCTCGCCGACGAGGCGATCCGGCTGGCCCGGATCCTGCACCGGCTGCTCCCGCAGGAGCGGGAGGTCACCGGGCTGCTGGCGCTGATGCTGCTCGTCGACGCCCGGCGGGAGGCGCGCACCGGCCCCGACGGGCAGCTGGTGCTGCTCGACGAGCAGGACCGGTCGCGGTGGAACCGCGCGTTCATCGAGGAGGGGCGGAGCCTCGTGGTCACCGCGTTGCGGGGTGGCCCGCCCGGCCCGTACGCGCTGCAGGCGGCGATCGCGGCCGTGCACGACGAGGCCGCCGACGTCGCCACCACCGACTGGCCGCAGGTGGTGGCGCTCTACGACGTGCTCGCCGACGTCGCCCCGTCCCCGGTGGTGGCGCTGAACCGGGCCGTCGCGGTGGCGATGCGGGACGGGCCGGCTGCCGGACTGGAGCTCCTGGACGCGCTCGCCACCGACGAGCGGCTGCGCGGCTACCACCTGCTGCCCGCGGCCAGGGCCGACCTGCTGCGCAGGCTCGGTCGGCGCGCCGAGGCCACTGCCGCGTACGAGGAGGCGCTGGCGGTGGTGGGGAACGGGCCGGAGCGGGCGTACCTGGAGCGCCGCGCGGAGGAGACGCGAGGCGGCTGA
- the greA gene encoding transcription elongation factor GreA has protein sequence MTVTDTQATWLTQDAYDRLKQELDELIANRPVIAAEINARREEGDLKENGGYHAAREEQGQQEARIRQLQELLRTAKVGIAPTDSDTAAPGMVLKIRYEGDDDTETVLLGSREEGSRADLEVVSPNSPLGGALLGAHPGDTRSYQLPDGGSMQVTLVSAEPFRA, from the coding sequence ATGACCGTGACGGATACCCAGGCGACCTGGCTGACCCAGGATGCCTACGACCGGCTCAAGCAGGAACTCGATGAGCTGATCGCCAACCGCCCGGTCATTGCAGCCGAGATCAACGCCCGCCGCGAGGAGGGCGACCTCAAGGAGAACGGCGGCTACCACGCCGCACGCGAGGAGCAGGGCCAGCAGGAGGCCCGCATCCGCCAGCTGCAGGAGCTGCTGCGCACCGCCAAGGTCGGCATCGCCCCCACCGACTCCGACACGGCCGCTCCCGGAATGGTGCTGAAGATCCGCTACGAGGGCGACGACGACACCGAGACCGTGCTCCTCGGCTCCCGCGAGGAGGGCAGCCGGGCCGACCTCGAGGTCGTGTCGCCCAACAGCCCGCTCGGCGGGGCGCTCCTGGGAGCCCACCCGGGCGACACCCGCAGCTACCAGCTGCCCGACGGCGGCAGCATGCAGGTCACGCTGGTCTCCGCGGAGCCGTTCCGCGCCTGA
- the ilvA gene encoding threonine ammonia-lyase — protein sequence MGPADTRVPPVGVDDVRAARRLLAGVVSATPVAGSRALSELCGGPVWLKCENLQRTGSFKIRGAYTRIARLDAEERARGVVAASAGNHAQGVALAAQMLGIKATVFMPERAAIPKVGATRGYGAEVHLVGETIDGSIEAATDFAARTGAVFVHPFDHPDVIAGQGTVGLEVLEQVPDVRTVVVCTGGGGLVGGIAAAVKGQRPEITVVGVQAEGAAAWPPSLAAGEPRALPSMRTVADGIAVGRPGEVTFPQVAALVDEIVTVGEDALSRALLHCLERAKLLVEPAGAAAVAALLEHPKRFATPAVAVLSGGNVDPLVLLHVIEHGMAAAARYLSLRVRVGDRPGALAELLALVGSHGANVLDVSHSRIAGALPLGDVEVALSMETRGPEHCAELVDALHAAGHAVVESV from the coding sequence ATGGGCCCCGCCGATACGCGCGTTCCCCCGGTCGGGGTCGACGACGTCCGAGCGGCGCGTCGGTTGCTCGCCGGCGTCGTGTCGGCCACGCCCGTGGCGGGCTCCCGCGCGCTGTCCGAGCTGTGCGGCGGGCCGGTGTGGCTCAAGTGCGAGAACCTCCAGCGGACCGGTTCGTTCAAGATCCGCGGGGCCTACACGAGGATCGCCCGCCTGGACGCGGAGGAGCGGGCCCGCGGGGTCGTCGCCGCGAGCGCCGGCAACCACGCGCAGGGTGTGGCGCTCGCCGCGCAGATGCTCGGCATCAAGGCCACCGTCTTCATGCCCGAGCGGGCCGCGATCCCGAAGGTCGGCGCCACCCGCGGCTACGGCGCCGAGGTCCACCTGGTCGGCGAGACGATCGACGGCAGCATCGAGGCCGCCACCGACTTCGCTGCGCGCACCGGCGCGGTGTTCGTGCACCCCTTCGACCACCCGGACGTGATCGCCGGGCAGGGCACGGTCGGCCTCGAGGTGCTGGAGCAGGTGCCGGACGTCCGCACCGTCGTCGTCTGCACGGGAGGCGGCGGGCTGGTCGGCGGGATCGCCGCGGCCGTCAAGGGGCAGCGACCGGAGATCACCGTGGTGGGAGTGCAGGCCGAAGGCGCCGCCGCATGGCCGCCGTCGCTCGCCGCCGGTGAGCCGCGCGCGCTCCCCAGCATGCGCACCGTGGCCGACGGCATCGCGGTCGGCCGGCCCGGCGAGGTGACGTTCCCGCAGGTCGCCGCGCTCGTCGACGAGATCGTGACGGTGGGGGAGGACGCGCTCTCCCGCGCCCTGCTGCACTGCCTGGAACGCGCGAAGCTCCTCGTGGAGCCCGCGGGAGCGGCGGCGGTGGCGGCGCTGCTGGAACACCCGAAGCGCTTCGCGACGCCCGCCGTGGCCGTGCTCTCGGGCGGGAACGTCGACCCGCTGGTCCTCCTGCACGTGATCGAGCACGGCATGGCGGCCGCGGCCCGCTACCTGTCACTCCGGGTGCGCGTGGGCGACCGGCCCGGAGCGCTGGCGGAGCTGCTCGCGCTCGTGGGATCCCACGGGGCCAACGTGCTCGACGTGTCCCACTCCCGGATCGCGGGCGCCCTCCCGCTCGGCGACGTGGAGGTGGCGCTGTCGATGGAGACCCGAGGCCCCGAGCACTGCGCCGAACTGGTGGACGCGCTGCACGCCGCCGGCCACGCCGTGGTGGAGAGCGTCTGA
- a CDS encoding YciI family protein, producing MKYMLLIYGSQDVAPQTPDAVQQVMDEYWAYEKAVADAGVRIASDALQGVETATTVEVRDDGERVVTDGPFAETREILGGYYLLDVPDLDAALDWAARCPGAQHGSRIEVRPVMEFEQP from the coding sequence GTGAAGTACATGCTGCTGATCTACGGTTCGCAGGACGTGGCACCGCAGACGCCGGATGCCGTCCAGCAGGTGATGGACGAGTACTGGGCCTACGAGAAGGCCGTGGCGGACGCGGGCGTCCGCATCGCGAGCGACGCGCTCCAGGGCGTCGAGACCGCCACGACGGTCGAGGTGCGCGACGACGGCGAGCGGGTGGTCACCGACGGTCCGTTCGCGGAGACGCGCGAGATCCTGGGTGGCTACTACCTGCTCGACGTGCCGGATCTCGACGCCGCGCTCGACTGGGCGGCCCGCTGCCCCGGCGCCCAGCACGGGAGCCGGATCGAGGTGCGGCCGGTCATGGAGTTCGAGCAGCCGTGA
- a CDS encoding cystathionine gamma-synthase, whose protein sequence is MRGFSTNAIHAGQEPDPSTGDVITPIHVSSTFAQDGVGGLRSGYEYSRSANPTRTALQECLAALEGGRHAVAFGSGMGASDVLMRVLLKPGDHVVIPHDAYGGTFRLVDKVLALWGVEYTPVDLADIGALRAALRPTTRVVWCETPTNPLLGIADIAAVADVSRTAGARLVVDNTFASPYLQQPLALGADVVLHSTTKYVGGHSDVVGGALVTGDDELADAIRFTQNSVGSVPGPFDAWLTLRGVKTLAVRMERHSDNAERIAELLAAHPAVTRVYYPGLAEHPGHEIAAKQMRRFGGMVSFTVAGGRDAALRVCAATEIFTLAESLGGVESLIEHPGAMTHASVAGSALEVPDDLVRLSVGIEDVEDLAEDLRQALSAADR, encoded by the coding sequence ATGCGCGGCTTCTCGACCAACGCGATTCACGCAGGCCAGGAACCGGACCCCAGCACGGGGGACGTGATCACCCCGATCCACGTGTCGTCGACCTTCGCCCAGGACGGCGTGGGCGGCCTGCGATCGGGCTACGAGTACTCGCGCAGTGCCAACCCCACCCGCACCGCGCTGCAGGAGTGCCTGGCGGCGCTGGAGGGCGGCCGGCACGCGGTCGCGTTCGGCTCCGGGATGGGCGCCTCGGACGTGCTGATGCGGGTGCTGCTCAAGCCGGGCGACCACGTCGTCATCCCGCACGACGCGTACGGCGGCACGTTCCGGCTGGTCGACAAGGTGCTGGCGCTGTGGGGCGTGGAGTACACGCCCGTCGACCTCGCTGACATCGGTGCGCTGCGCGCGGCCCTGCGGCCCACCACGCGCGTCGTGTGGTGCGAGACGCCGACCAACCCGCTGCTCGGGATCGCCGACATCGCCGCCGTCGCGGACGTCAGCCGGACGGCGGGCGCACGCCTCGTCGTCGACAACACGTTCGCGTCGCCGTACCTGCAGCAGCCGCTCGCCCTCGGCGCCGACGTGGTGCTGCACTCCACCACCAAGTACGTCGGCGGGCACTCCGACGTGGTCGGCGGCGCACTCGTCACCGGCGACGACGAGCTCGCCGATGCGATCCGCTTCACGCAGAACTCCGTCGGCTCGGTGCCCGGGCCGTTCGACGCGTGGCTCACGCTGCGCGGGGTGAAGACCCTCGCGGTGCGGATGGAGCGCCACAGCGACAACGCCGAGCGGATCGCCGAGCTGCTGGCCGCCCACCCGGCCGTCACGCGCGTGTACTACCCCGGCCTCGCCGAGCACCCCGGTCACGAGATCGCGGCCAAGCAGATGCGCCGCTTCGGCGGGATGGTGTCGTTCACCGTGGCAGGCGGCCGGGACGCGGCGCTGCGCGTGTGCGCGGCCACCGAGATCTTCACGCTCGCCGAGTCGCTCGGCGGCGTCGAGTCGCTCATCGAGCACCCCGGGGCCATGACGCACGCCTCGGTGGCGGGTTCGGCGCTGGAGGTGCCGGACGACCTGGTGCGCCTCTCGGTGGGAATCGAGGACGTCGAGGATCTCGCGGAGGACCTCCGGCAGGCCCTGAGCGCTGCCGATCGATGA
- a CDS encoding response regulator produces the protein MTGEPIRILVVDDHPTFRLGMNALLSSIPGLTVVGEAADAPEAVELARRVPADVVIMDLDLAGTSGIDATHAVLRERPELRVLVVTMLEDDDSVFAAMRAGARGYVLKSASPAEVERAVRAVAAGDVLVASGVAERMLGFVTGARSATTPFPELTEREREVLDLVARGLDNLAVARRLSLSDKTVRNHLSTILAKLRVADRSQAIVRAREAGLGGGP, from the coding sequence ATGACGGGCGAGCCGATCCGCATCCTCGTCGTGGACGACCACCCGACGTTCCGGCTCGGGATGAACGCGCTGCTGTCCTCGATCCCCGGCCTCACCGTCGTCGGCGAGGCGGCCGACGCCCCGGAGGCGGTCGAGCTCGCCCGCCGGGTACCGGCCGACGTGGTGATCATGGACCTGGACCTCGCCGGCACTTCGGGCATCGACGCGACGCACGCCGTGCTGCGCGAGCGGCCCGAGCTGCGCGTCCTCGTCGTCACGATGCTGGAGGACGACGACTCGGTCTTCGCCGCGATGCGCGCGGGCGCACGCGGCTACGTGCTGAAGAGCGCGTCGCCTGCGGAGGTGGAGCGCGCCGTGCGGGCGGTGGCGGCCGGGGACGTGCTCGTCGCGTCCGGTGTGGCGGAGCGGATGCTCGGGTTCGTCACGGGGGCCCGCAGCGCGACCACCCCGTTCCCCGAGCTCACCGAACGGGAGCGCGAGGTGCTCGACCTGGTCGCGCGCGGGCTGGACAACCTCGCCGTGGCCCGGCGCCTCTCGCTCTCCGACAAGACCGTGCGCAACCACCTCTCGACCATCCTCGCCAAGCTGCGGGTGGCCGACCGGTCCCAGGCGATCGTGCGTGCACGAGAGGCGGGCCTGGGTGGCGGCCCCTGA
- a CDS encoding cystathionine beta-synthase, giving the protein MRYVEHVADLVGNTPLVRLGAVAEGIAAPVLAKVEYFNPGGSVKDRIALRMVEAAEASGELRPGGTIVEPTSGNTGVGLAMIAQRKGYKCVFVCPDKVSEDKRNVLRAYGAEVVVCPTAVDPDHPDSYYKVSDRLVGEIDGAWKPNQYANEHNPESHYHGTGPELWEQTEGRITHFVAGIGTGGTISGTGRYLKEVSDGRVQVIGADPEGSVYSGGTGRPYLVEGVGEDFWPATYDKSVCDRIVAVSDADSFEMTRRLAREEALLVGGSCGMATVAALRVARELPADAVVVVLLPDGGRGYLGKVFNDKWMASYGFLPPTEGATVGDVLRRKGGTIPALVHAHPNETVADAVQYLREFHVSQMPVVRAEPPVMAAEVAGAVVERDLLDALFTGRAQLSDRLENHMSAPLPTIGAGEALDTAMSAFAEADAALVLVDGKPAGVVTRSDVLAFLGS; this is encoded by the coding sequence ATGCGTTACGTCGAGCACGTCGCCGACCTGGTCGGGAACACCCCTCTCGTCCGGCTCGGCGCGGTGGCCGAGGGCATAGCCGCACCCGTGCTGGCCAAGGTGGAGTACTTCAACCCCGGTGGCAGTGTGAAGGACCGCATCGCGCTGCGGATGGTCGAGGCGGCCGAGGCCTCCGGGGAGCTGCGGCCGGGCGGCACGATCGTCGAACCGACGTCCGGCAACACCGGCGTGGGGCTGGCGATGATCGCGCAGCGCAAGGGCTACAAGTGCGTGTTCGTCTGCCCGGACAAGGTCAGCGAGGACAAGCGCAACGTGCTGCGCGCCTACGGCGCCGAGGTCGTCGTGTGCCCGACCGCCGTGGACCCCGACCACCCGGACTCCTACTACAAGGTCTCCGACCGGCTCGTCGGCGAGATCGACGGCGCGTGGAAGCCCAACCAGTACGCCAACGAGCACAACCCGGAGTCGCACTACCACGGCACGGGCCCCGAGCTGTGGGAGCAGACCGAGGGGCGCATCACGCACTTCGTGGCGGGGATCGGCACCGGCGGCACGATCAGCGGCACCGGCCGTTACCTCAAGGAGGTGTCGGACGGCCGCGTGCAGGTGATCGGGGCCGACCCCGAGGGGTCCGTGTACAGCGGTGGCACCGGGCGCCCGTACCTGGTGGAGGGTGTCGGCGAGGACTTCTGGCCCGCCACGTACGACAAGAGCGTCTGCGACCGCATCGTCGCCGTCTCCGACGCCGACTCGTTCGAGATGACGCGGCGGCTCGCGCGGGAGGAGGCGCTGCTGGTCGGCGGCTCGTGCGGGATGGCCACGGTGGCCGCGCTGCGGGTGGCCCGGGAGCTGCCGGCCGACGCGGTCGTCGTCGTCCTGCTGCCCGACGGCGGCCGGGGCTACCTGGGCAAGGTCTTCAACGACAAGTGGATGGCGAGCTACGGCTTCCTCCCGCCCACCGAGGGCGCCACCGTCGGCGACGTGCTCCGCCGCAAGGGCGGCACCATCCCCGCCCTCGTGCACGCCCACCCGAACGAGACGGTTGCCGACGCCGTGCAGTACCTGCGGGAGTTCCACGTGTCGCAGATGCCGGTCGTGCGGGCCGAGCCGCCGGTGATGGCGGCCGAGGTGGCCGGGGCCGTGGTGGAGCGCGACCTGCTCGACGCGCTCTTCACCGGGCGCGCGCAGCTGTCGGACCGGTTGGAGAACCACATGTCGGCGCCGCTGCCGACGATCGGTGCAGGCGAGGCGCTTGACACGGCGATGAGCGCGTTCGCCGAGGCCGACGCCGCCCTGGTGCTGGTGGACGGCAAGCCGGCCGGTGTGGTGACCCGATCGGACGTGCTGGCGTTCCTCGGCAGCTGA
- a CDS encoding ATP-binding protein: protein MTAASPSGAEAIRRSPVAAVAVAVVAWLLAALAVLALPWSELYEGGEALFFLVDVVVAVVYGLVARVLLARRAVAVAWWVALAAIGDGVAAFAAAYSRATVQGLPLPGADAVASLTSVAWVPGTVGLIVVVPWLVRDGSPSPVARVAVWVGAAACVVITAARLLVPDGIPVVDIPAGPASVAGSLPLQMGVVVVLGALATADATVRWLRGSAEARRGLGWLALGSGLMTVSFVPLALPLPLVIALVEPGIVPAVQLAAQAFFPAAILVVVLRQQLWGIDLAVSRALVWALLTAGSAAAYLLIVFVATTVLPVGTGTGGVLAAAVLAGLAVPARAWLQRRVDLLVRGPSAAPGAGAERIGLRLGSAAPAELVQRVLESVVEALRCAGAEIRLDDGRRLAAVGGPGGPPLPVPLTHAGEHVGDLTVWGVRGERLDARTERDLQPLAGVVAAVVRLALLTAELEATRARMAAARAEERRLLRREVHDHLGPVLTGVALGIHGARNLLATGDTATAGRLLDELSSEVERGVQNVRSLARAFLPPQLEERGLASALEDLAARFDSPELAVEAEVEAATAAALAAPVAVGLYSVAAEAVTNVHRHAAATRCIVRLECADGTVRLQVVDDGVGIDPDDRPGVGLRSVRERAAELGGAARIGPGPEGGTLVEVSVPAHEVVRA, encoded by the coding sequence GTGACGGCAGCCTCCCCGAGCGGCGCGGAGGCGATCAGACGGAGCCCGGTCGCCGCCGTGGCCGTGGCCGTCGTCGCGTGGTTGCTCGCCGCGCTGGCCGTGCTCGCGCTCCCGTGGAGCGAGTTGTACGAGGGCGGCGAGGCGCTGTTCTTCCTGGTCGACGTCGTCGTCGCCGTCGTGTACGGGCTGGTGGCCCGCGTGCTGCTCGCCCGGCGCGCGGTGGCGGTGGCGTGGTGGGTCGCACTGGCGGCGATCGGCGACGGCGTGGCCGCCTTCGCCGCCGCATACTCCCGGGCCACGGTGCAGGGACTCCCGTTGCCGGGGGCCGATGCGGTGGCGTCGCTGACCTCGGTGGCGTGGGTACCGGGCACGGTCGGCCTGATCGTCGTCGTGCCGTGGCTCGTGCGCGATGGCAGCCCGTCCCCCGTCGCACGGGTCGCGGTGTGGGTGGGTGCCGCGGCGTGCGTCGTGATCACCGCCGCGAGGCTGCTCGTGCCGGACGGGATACCGGTGGTCGACATACCGGCCGGGCCGGCGTCCGTGGCGGGCTCGCTCCCGCTCCAGATGGGCGTCGTGGTGGTACTCGGTGCGCTCGCCACCGCGGACGCAACCGTGCGCTGGCTGCGCGGCTCGGCCGAGGCGCGGCGCGGTCTGGGCTGGCTCGCCCTGGGCTCCGGGCTGATGACGGTGTCGTTCGTGCCGCTCGCACTCCCGCTGCCGCTCGTGATCGCGTTGGTGGAACCGGGGATCGTGCCCGCGGTCCAGCTCGCGGCGCAGGCGTTCTTCCCGGCGGCGATCCTCGTGGTGGTGCTGCGCCAGCAGCTGTGGGGCATCGACCTCGCCGTCAGCCGAGCACTGGTGTGGGCCCTGCTCACCGCGGGGTCGGCCGCCGCGTACCTGCTGATCGTGTTCGTCGCGACCACGGTGTTGCCGGTCGGCACCGGCACGGGTGGCGTCCTCGCCGCTGCGGTGCTCGCCGGCCTCGCCGTGCCCGCGCGGGCATGGCTGCAGCGCCGCGTCGACCTGCTGGTGAGGGGCCCGTCGGCCGCGCCGGGGGCGGGCGCCGAGCGGATCGGCCTGCGGCTGGGCAGCGCGGCGCCCGCCGAGCTGGTGCAGCGGGTGCTCGAGTCGGTCGTCGAGGCGCTGCGCTGTGCCGGCGCGGAGATCCGGTTGGACGACGGCCGTCGGCTGGCCGCGGTGGGCGGTCCGGGCGGGCCGCCGCTGCCGGTGCCGCTGACGCACGCCGGTGAGCACGTCGGGGACCTGACGGTCTGGGGCGTGCGCGGCGAGCGCCTCGACGCCCGCACCGAACGCGACCTGCAGCCGCTCGCCGGCGTCGTGGCGGCGGTGGTGCGGCTCGCGCTGCTCACGGCGGAGCTGGAGGCCACCAGGGCGCGCATGGCGGCCGCGCGGGCCGAGGAACGCCGGCTGCTGCGCCGCGAGGTGCACGACCACCTCGGCCCCGTGCTGACCGGCGTGGCGCTCGGGATCCACGGCGCTCGGAACCTGCTCGCGACGGGCGACACCGCCACGGCGGGCCGGCTGCTCGACGAGCTGTCGTCCGAGGTGGAGCGCGGCGTGCAGAACGTGCGCAGCCTGGCGCGGGCCTTCCTGCCCCCTCAGCTGGAGGAGCGCGGGCTGGCCAGCGCGCTCGAGGACCTCGCGGCCCGGTTCGACTCGCCGGAGCTCGCGGTGGAGGCGGAGGTCGAGGCCGCCACCGCTGCGGCGCTCGCCGCGCCCGTGGCGGTCGGGCTCTACAGCGTGGCCGCCGAGGCCGTCACGAACGTGCACCGCCACGCTGCAGCCACCCGCTGCATCGTGCGGCTCGAATGTGCAGATGGAACGGTGCGGCTGCAGGTCGTCGACGACGGCGTCGGTATCGACCCGGACGATCGGCCGGGCGTCGGGCTGCGCTCGGTCCGCGAGCGGGCCGCCGAGCTGGGCGGTGCCGCGCGGATCGGGCCGGGACCGGAGGGCGGGACGCTGGTGGAGGTGTCGGTGCCGGCGCACGAGGTGGTCAGGGCATGA
- the mca gene encoding mycothiol conjugate amidase Mca, whose translation MTVHAHPDDESSKGAATTARYVAEGHEVMVVTCTGGEAGSILNPAMDRPEVLDNMAEIRRAEMARAAEILGVQHRWLGFVDSGLPEGDPKPPLPEGCFATQPLDVATERLVRVVREFRPHVLVTYDENGGYPHPDHIRCHEISVAAFDAAGDPDRFPESGEPWQPLKLYYSHGFSKRRMVAFHEALLARGLESPYEEWLKNWPADRADPADRVTTRVRCADWFETRDKALLAHETQIDPTSRWFFVPLEIQREIWPTEDYELVRSFVDSPTPEDDLFAGIRSPVAVRPAV comes from the coding sequence ATGACGGTGCACGCGCACCCCGACGACGAGTCGAGCAAGGGCGCGGCCACCACGGCGCGCTACGTCGCCGAAGGCCACGAGGTCATGGTCGTCACGTGCACCGGAGGCGAGGCCGGCAGCATCCTCAACCCGGCCATGGACCGGCCCGAAGTGCTGGACAACATGGCCGAGATCCGCCGCGCCGAGATGGCGAGGGCCGCCGAGATCCTCGGCGTGCAGCACCGGTGGCTCGGCTTCGTCGACTCCGGGCTGCCGGAGGGCGACCCCAAGCCGCCGCTGCCCGAGGGTTGCTTCGCCACGCAGCCCCTCGACGTCGCCACCGAGCGCCTCGTGCGGGTGGTCCGCGAGTTCCGGCCGCACGTGCTCGTCACCTACGACGAGAACGGTGGCTACCCCCACCCCGACCACATCCGTTGCCACGAGATCTCGGTGGCCGCCTTCGACGCGGCGGGCGACCCCGACCGCTTCCCCGAGTCGGGTGAGCCGTGGCAGCCGCTCAAGCTGTACTACTCCCACGGGTTCTCCAAGAGGCGCATGGTGGCGTTCCACGAGGCGCTGCTGGCCCGCGGGCTCGAGTCGCCCTACGAGGAGTGGCTGAAGAACTGGCCGGCCGACCGGGCCGACCCCGCCGACCGCGTCACCACCCGGGTGCGGTGTGCCGACTGGTTCGAGACCCGCGACAAGGCGCTGCTCGCCCACGAGACCCAGATCGACCCCACGAGCCGGTGGTTCTTCGTGCCGCTGGAGATCCAGCGCGAGATCTGGCCCACCGAGGACTACGAGCTCGTCCGCAGCTTCGTCGACTCGCCCACTCCCGAGGACGACCTGTTCGCCGGCATCCGCTCGCCCGTGGCGGTGCGGCCGGCGGTCTGA
- a CDS encoding nuclear transport factor 2 family protein — protein sequence MSANRTPAAVASAFVEAFGRRDMAAVAGYLADDVVFESPRTTLTGAQPVLAAMAEFAQVVAGVSIVAVVGDDERAMIMYEMATGPFGTLRAVDHLVVEDGLIVSDTLVFDTYEVRKAS from the coding sequence GTGAGTGCGAACCGCACCCCCGCCGCCGTGGCGTCCGCGTTCGTCGAGGCGTTCGGACGCCGTGACATGGCGGCCGTCGCCGGCTACCTCGCCGACGACGTCGTATTCGAGAGCCCTCGTACCACGTTGACCGGCGCGCAGCCGGTGCTCGCGGCGATGGCGGAGTTCGCGCAGGTCGTGGCCGGGGTGTCGATCGTCGCCGTCGTCGGTGACGATGAGCGCGCCATGATCATGTACGAGATGGCGACCGGGCCGTTCGGCACCCTGCGCGCCGTCGACCACCTCGTCGTCGAGGACGGCTTGATCGTCTCCGACACCCTGGTGTTCGACACCTACGAGGTGCGGAAGGCCTCCTAG
- the shbA gene encoding RNA polymerase sigma factor ShbA — protein MSATGDEVIGVDEADRAAHARSARRDAELNHLAGLASGGDQKALEVLLGRIRPMVVQYCRARIGLGTLGTQSAEDITQDTLFAVVGALERWRPEKRVMAFVYGIASNKVVDAYRAAGRDRSVPTDVVPDEPDVDHGPEQAVLRGGVVAELRELLDQLPEQHREILVLRVALGLTAVETAAAVGSTSGAVRVTQHRALAKLRELVERRTA, from the coding sequence GTGTCAGCCACCGGGGACGAGGTGATCGGTGTCGACGAAGCCGACCGGGCCGCCCATGCCCGGTCGGCCCGTCGTGATGCCGAGCTCAACCACCTCGCCGGCCTCGCATCGGGCGGCGACCAGAAGGCGCTGGAGGTCCTGCTCGGCCGGATCCGCCCGATGGTCGTGCAGTACTGCCGCGCCCGGATCGGCCTCGGGACGCTCGGCACGCAGTCCGCGGAAGACATCACCCAGGACACCCTGTTCGCCGTGGTCGGGGCGCTCGAGCGATGGCGGCCCGAGAAGCGCGTCATGGCGTTCGTCTACGGGATCGCCAGCAACAAGGTGGTGGACGCCTACCGGGCGGCCGGCCGCGACCGGTCGGTGCCGACCGACGTCGTCCCGGACGAGCCGGACGTCGACCACGGTCCGGAGCAGGCCGTCCTCCGCGGCGGTGTGGTGGCCGAGCTGCGCGAGCTGCTCGACCAGCTCCCCGAGCAGCACCGGGAGATCCTCGTGCTGCGCGTGGCGCTCGGGTTGACCGCCGTGGAGACCGCCGCAGCGGTCGGCTCCACTTCCGGCGCGGTCCGGGTTACCCAGCACCGGGCACTGGCGAAGCTGCGCGAGCTGGTGGAACGCCGCACGGCGTGA